AAACGTTTCTATCACAAgtgaaacgaatcctacaatATAAGAACTATTACAATCAAACAAAAATACAGCTGGTGCAGAAAGCAATGGAAGCACTTCTATCAGGTCCCTTGTTGCGTTAAAGCTTGAAAGTTtttctctttgaatgaatgaatcaataatgttgtttgttgtttgataTATACCATGAAGAGTTATTGCCCAACATACAAACAACCTCGTCGCTTCTGATTGGTGAAGTACTCTGCAGCTTCACCAACTCCCTGACACAGACAGCTTTTACAGTTATACAACACTTTGACAACTGGACGAGTattcatactctgcagaggaccaggtctccgcacttgtgaggagatcatcaaaacatctaggaGCATAAGCACTTATCACTCTCCAACTCCCTCTTGTCAGGTTGCGACTATATAATCTAAatgtttgattatattttttttcaccaTTCAAATTGTGATGAAATATTCTAATTCTGCCACAACTTTTGTCTCTTGTAAGGATTATCGTCAATAGTCAATACTATATCTATCCCCCACATCACATTCACACAGACAACAGGAAAATACTTGGTACTTGCACCAACTATTTTGTGccatattaaataatttaacatcACTATTTAGAGTGGAAATACACATCACTTAATTAAGGTAATTGGTAAGTGATAAATGTGTGTATCACATACACGTCCTGTGTTCATTGCTTTGATACAAACACTTTTGGTGATTAAGTTCAATTTATCCAGAGACAATTGGTAGTGGGGAGCAACCGTCCCACCAACATCTCCCTTAAGCACAACTTAGAAATAGAGTTTGCTTGATGCATGTCCCAACATATGAATTCGTTTTATTCTGTAAGTAGTTTTCTTCATGTTGGGCGACAACTTGGAATGGGTTTTTTCAACTATAGTCAATGCATTTGACAAATATGCTAATGGTACACTACGAGGAAAACAACAACTAATTCTTCAACTGTTTCTCCCACATATCAGCCAATGTCTCAGCAGCCTAGGTTTACAGTGGCAGAAACAAGTTCAAAGGTCGAGTGGATCGCGAATTTGCAGCAGTAAGTCAAGATCTGGCTCTATTGTAGCAGGGAAGAGAATATTATCTTCACAGCTCTTTGACAGATGTTTTATTTCCATGGCATGATGGCATTTTTAATTCAAAGGACAAATGACTGAAATTCATGTGCTGAAAACAGCATGAAAAGGGAAACAGAAACGGCATATGTGGCTACTTTTCTTGCTAAGTCCTTCAGAAAAGAACTACTTAGTAGATTCAGAGTAAGAAATTAATCTATTAAGCGTTTGTTCTTAATTCACAACACACTTATTTACACATTCTCCACAACAGAGCTAGAATACATAGATCAAGAATATCGAAGATGCTTATGTAAGATTGGCCATCTATAGAGACACTACCTGAAACGCACAAATATTCAAGTAAAGAATGACACTACTACCTGATTTCACACAAAGACAAGCCATGGAACCTCCAGCTTCAGTTTAGGCGCTTAACTTTGCTCAGACATCACCTCTGATAATAACCATCAAATATGGTCTCCAAGGAAATACACTAACCAGCGAGAGTCACCAAACATCTCTGTGGCTCACTTTTTGTAAGAGCCCTATTTCGAGTTGTTCGAGGTTTTCATAATACAGAACTTAAATGCCTATATATCCCAAAACTATTAACAACACATATCACATCCAGGAAATCAGGACAAGTACAAGGATAATTGTTCTTGCCagaaaaagaaagatgcaaCTTCTCTTGGAACTTTTAGCAGCAATGTATTAGCAAGACCAAAAACTCATGTATATAAACATCTTTGTTACTCATGAATCCATGTTAGTTCATCACCAAGCAGTAAGTACCACATATGCAGCTTGGAAGCTTATCTGTTGCACGACGGATGAATTCAAACTTATCCGCTTATACAAAAATCATACAAAGTGGGAAGTCCCATGTGATGCAGGCATTTAATGCGAGATATGAAAAGGAATTACATGCTAACCTACTTCATATACAAAGGATTACTCCACACAGCACCACTGGTATCATCAGCTATTCTTCTTCCGCTTCCTCAAATTTGGCATTGCACGTAGAAATACCGAACTGGAAACATAATCATTGTTCCCCATATTTTCTAGGTGTGGGGATACATCGTTACAAGTAATATTAGTTGTGTTGTTTAAATCTTGCTCAATTTCAGATGCACCTATCCCTGCTTCACATTGCTTCTCACTCGTTTTCCTTGAGGGGCTAGAAACCAATTGATTTGAAGCATTACCACTATTCTCATCTCCGAAAAGCTGAGAAGAATTATAAATATCAGAACACTCAACTGATAAGATAGGGCTAGAAGCATTTATCTCATGCTCCATATCTCCATCATTTTCCTCTAAACAAAACCCACCCCCCATTTTAAGGTACTCCTTAGACAAAAGATCCCCTGGAATAGGATCAGAAGTTTCATCAAAGCTTGGTTGAACAGTAGATTCCATCTCTGCCCCACCTGCATCAACACCAGCATTTGTTTCAAGGTTTGGCAGTTCTTGTGGGCAGTAATCATTACTTGCATCATTCTCATTCATCTTACTAGAATCAGCAGGATAACATTCAGCTATGTCCATATCTGCTCCTGATTCTCTCCTTTCTAACTTTTCAGTAGTAGAATCTCCATCATCTTTGTCATCTTTGTCAAACTCATCATCTCTCTTCTCACTGTAATTTACTATTTTCCGATGACGCTGTGACTGAAATTTCAATTAgaacaaaatggaaaaaatattagtcatGAACTGTAGATGTTTCAAGTAAATAAAACAGAAATTGATAATAGAGTGAAAGTTCCCTTCCCCTGAACAGTGAATATGTAGAAAGTGAGTAATATATCATACATCACATGTAACAAGATACTATTATGAACACCATAAATATAGGACTTGCAGAAACAAAATATCATAGGCGTAAAGATAGGACTTCCAGAAGCTGCCTTGAAAGTATTGGACATGAGAGAATGGAATATCAACTCTGATTCTTAATGGATAGGAATTCAGTAGAGGTTAGGGGAAAACACTAAACAAGGCAAAGGTGACTTGACATTAGCACCAATGCAATGAGTACCTTCCACTATAACAAAATATAGTTATCTAGATGAGTTCTCAAAAGCTATTGTTAATGTTTGTAAATTTCGCTCAAATAGGTGTAATCATTATGGGTTAAACTACAATTAATATTGCAGGAAAATGACTTACCCTTCTTGCTTGATTTGGCTTTTCAAGCTTCTCGATTTGTGATTGTTGCTCTATATCACTATCTTTTTCATCCTCAGAGCTTGTTTTGGAGGATCTGGAGGAGGATTTTTTACTTGCCTTCCGCACAGATCGAGCTGTTTCTTTCCATCCTCCTATACTACCACTTGATTTCTTACTGGTGTTTCGCTTGCTTCCTGCTCCCTCTGGTGATTCCAAATGTTCAGTCTGCAGAAGccctcctttccttttccttgaCTGCTTCCCAACTGATCTTCTTTTTGTTGTCGTCTCCTCATAATCAGCACCAGCAGACTCTAGTCCCCTCGGAGGATCTTCCATCTTTTCCTCATTCATATCATTAGATTTTACTACTCTTTTTTTACAGCTTCCAGTAGCATCTTGTGCACTTCCATCCATTAAATCACTGGATTTGTTCATAGTCATATATTTAACTGCCTTATTTATCCTCTTGCTACGGATTTTCGCAAATCTCTCATTGAAAGAGTAAAAGGCTTCCAGTCGAAGTTGTGTCTACATCAAGTAAATAAAGGAACAGTGAGAGAAAGATCTTCATCAGCTTCCTCTTTCTCCAATCAGACAAATTACCACAAAATGAAGGAAATTGTAAGTGCAGATCATTCAGAAACAATACAAAAGTGACGCATTGATATTTTTCTTATCATATAAACCATTACTTTATTTCGAACTGAATATGTCAATTGACATGGTTAATATATCCATTTGTTTTATTTCGGCGGACACAATTTATTTccatacatatttttttttatagatttcGATAGCAAGAAAAGATTGTTTAAATAAGACAGAGGTAGAGGAATATGAAAAAGGATCAACCTCATGTTTGTTGTACTCTTTCAGTACCGGTACTAGCAATTCATCTGCCTTCTGGCTGCTCCAGCCGAATTTCTCCCAACAAACTCTGCAACAAGCAAAATACTCATTAAGAGTCGTATATAAATCCTAAATCCTCATTAGACCTTTCTAAGGAAAAAATAGTGTACAACTCACTTGCGAAGAACAGAAACATCAGGCTTCCCCCATGCAAAAGGCTCTGTTGACTTGTCAACTCGTGGAGACGTATATGCTGAAATTACAGCATTACTCGGAAACGAAGAAGGAATATGCCAGTTTTTACTAATATTTCTCTGTGAAAACGATCCCAACATAAAGAAAGAGTGAGGTCATGCTTTTCCAATCAAATAGACAATAGATTTGAAGCAAAAGCGCACAATTGGTTTACATGTTTATTCATGAAAATCTGCCTCAACTTTTCAGCCCTGTCCTCGGAAGCAGCATTGCCTTCCAGATTGCTGGTTGAGTAACTCATATCAGGATCACCACCTTTACACCCTCTCTTCCTAGAGCTGGAACCTGTCTGTGCATCAAGCCCCCCGAGAATGGATGGATCTGGCAATTCCACCCACTCACGAAATTTCTGAAGACCGTCTTCCTCAGGAAATGCATTTACAACTTCAATAGCATTAACAATACCGACCCCACTGCACCATGAAAGAAAGAATGGATTAGGATTTCCGAATGTTTCAGACATAATTACATAGATGCTTCATGTAAAAGAATTATACGATCTATTGTCTCCTGATGAGAATATGCAAACAAGACTAATTGGCGGAGTCAACAAGAGAGGCAGAGACACCTGGTTAGCAGGATATAACACTTTGTAAAAGAACCACAGAAATAGGTTTACCTCACTCCTTCAGTATAATCGCTCCCAAGGAGCAATGCCATacgaattattttttctctatccAACCCAAGCTCATTCTCCACATCCTATAAACAGCAGATATGTGATCAACCACATGAACTATAAATGAAAGGAAACTACAATGTTCTCTAAGAAATAAACATTGGCCCCGCAGTGTACCACCAACCTCaaaacctttttcttttcttatgcTCATTTTTTATTCTCTCTCTTCTGGGCGGGATGGGGTGGGAAGTGGTTGTGATAGTGATCacgaaaagaaaaacaattccTCTTACTACAAGCGTCATTTAACCATTGCAgtgggaaaaaaataattaagaaaatgacCTAAACAAGTGTAGCTGTAGAAACCTAGTTGCACAGAGACAAACTTAAGGGAAAGAAGAGTATTCAAAACACTAATGAATCGATGATAAACCTTCATAAAGTAAGTCTCCACATATTTGCGATCGTCAAAAATATTCTTGTATACACTTCGAGCACCAAACAAGAATGCATCAGAGTCGTCAGTAACCACACCATCGACAAGATTTGTAAGTTCCATGTACGCACATTGGGCTTCAGCTTCCATTGGAGCTATGATATATGGCAAGCCAAACATTTGGAGCAACTCCTAACATAGAGAAAGATGTAAATCAGATGAATtgaactaataataatactatatcaCTACAAAACATCAGGGAAAAGGAATTGAGAACAACAAGGAAGATGACTCCAGACCAGAAAGCTGGAGCAGGAAAAGAAAACGTACTTTTTTGATAAGATGTATCTATATAAAATTTTGTTCAAAGATATTTCTATAATCTACTATATAAGCCAAAGTCACTAAGCAAAAAACAAACACGCATGTTTGGAAGTCAAGTTGATAAACTAACCAGGATACACCAAAATTacatgatttaaataaaatgagatACTCCAATACAAAGCATGATCTTAGCCTAGAAGCATTACATCTAAAAGGCATGATCCTATAGACTAGAAACATTACACCCAAAGAGTTGCTGCAAAAAATTCACTGAGATAGAACAGACTGTATGGCATGGCAATAACAAAACTGAACTGGTATCACTAAGGATCAACATGTAATTACACCCAACTAGCACATTTCGGCAAAACTGAGAGAAACTAAATAAAATGGCAAGGAACACCTCAACCAAAAATTCCTACTCCCTAGTGTAAAACAACTTccaactaataaaatttgttattCGGAAATAAAGTAGGTTTAGAATtgcattgaaaaaaaaaaatcatctaaaacCTACCTGGCACTCTGCAAACATTTCAGAGCTAACAGACTCTGCATTACGCTCAAGCTTTCTCTGCTCATCTCCTAGTTTTTCACGCTCTTCATCCAATACATGCATCTCCTCCTCCAAACTAGCCATCATAACTTTTTGATCTTCTTTTGTACTTGCAGAGTTCAAATTGCCAATTCTCTCAAATAATGGGTCATCACAAGCACCTTCCTCATCTAGGTTTTGTGCACTATTGATATCAGTTGTAAAACCCTCGGTGAAAGCTTTGGTGAGTTCTGTCGTCTCTTGTGTATAATGATGTGCGGCCGCTCCAGATTCATATTGTTGGGCATCAGTGGTTCTTGCATTCGTTGATTCATTAAATGTTGATTGTTCTATATAAGTAACATCTGAAGCACTATTTGTGTTATTGTTACTCGAAACCCCAACAGTGGTATCTGCTATCGTCTTTTTAATCATGTCAACCTCTGATCCATCAAGTGGAATGGTCGGTTCCATATGTATGTCACAATGCAAATTTCTGTTAGTATGACTGGTTGCTTTTTCAATCTGAAAATTTCTGTCAGGATGACTGGTTGCCTTTTCAATCTGCATATTTCCATAACCAGAATTAGCTTGAAATTGTTCTCCCAAATGGGTCCCCAAACTGTTATTACTCCCTGCAATATCCATCTCATGAACAGTATCATGCAAGTCAGCAGTCTGAATTTCAGATGGTAAATCTTTCTGTTGAAGAATTTTGTGTACCTTTGGGCAGTAGTTCTCTTGACCAACAGATTCAATACTTATACCCTGAGCAGTTATTTGAATAGCTTCTTCAGACATCTCTTTTTCATGAGATTTATCAATGTATCTATGATCTCTCATATCCTCGAGACTCCTCCTTACTGCTTCCTGATAATTGGCTTCTTCTTCCAAAGCACCTTTATAAGCACTTCTTGAATCCAGTGGAAGTAAGGGAGGCTCCTCGCAAATGTCTAAACATCCTTCTTCCCATTCTACTTCAGCCTCATCATCCATGCCATCTATCTCCAGTGGAGCCTGACCTTCCCCTTGAGAGTTATTGCTTAGCAAGTCACCCTTCTCTTCAATCACTCCTTCCTCCCACTCAACGTCCGAAGCAGAATCTAGAGACTGTTTCTTTGAGGGGGAATGATCCATAGGAAATTCCATCCCTGGATCACCTGCCACTAAACTCGcaaatatatcatcatcatcattggCACAATCATGTTCAAAATTATCTTCAAAAGATATCTGAATTGTAGTCCCACTTCTCAACTCAGACTCTTCAGTTTTGTTGTTTAAACAATCCTTCCCATCATCATCTGGATTGGATGAGTTCAGATGCAAAATTGTATCAGAGACATTTCCAGGGGTATGTACATCAGTGTCACTTACAGTAGGCACATCGCTAAAATCTTTATTTCTGGACACACTCTCCTCCtcaatttctttcatcaaatcTAAATTTCTCTGTAAATCTCGAGTCATGCGTACACCCATGGCTCTCAGTCTGCTGACTCGAAGATGACCCCTCTCATCCAGATATGTCTCCACATCATCATTAAATGCGCTTTCAGGCTCAGACACAATCGATTCTAGCACACTACTAGATTTCCTTGTCGAAGCATCACCCGCAGCATTTGCCAAATTATTTTCTGTTTGTACTTCACTTGACTTCTTACTAATTTGATCTTCCCCAGCAGATGCAAGGACACTGATAAACGCCGGCGTGCAATTTGTTTAGTGGACAACGATGATTTAAGCAGGGAAAGGAAATGAACGAATCACTAGAGCAAACCAAATGATTGTTACTTACTCTTTGTCCCCAGTAAAAGATGAGGAGAAAATAAATTCCCTATTTGCTTCAGAAGCAATCCTTGAAGTACGCACACCACCTATTCCCCTTCCAGCAGCAGCTTTCTGTACTTCACCTATCTCGCGCCGAAAAGCAACAGTTTTCAGATAAGATTGTATTTGCAGTTCTGAGAACTTTTCCGGGGCCTGAGATATGCTTCAAGAGAATTAGAATGGAAAAGATAAAGAATGTATCAAGAGGCACACAGCACCAGTTCTTAACCTAGCAACCACAACTAACATAATTGAACAACATAACAGATAAAATTGTAACCCCAATAATCCTGGAAAAGGACTAAAGAGTGTTTGAAGTCCGCCATCATAAATTATGTAGCATGTGAGAGAAGTACTAACTAAACCATCAACCTGACAAAAAACCTTTTTAACAATAAATAGATCGTTTAGAAGACATCATCATGATCCATCTAATGTAACTCGCAAACAAGGACCAGTATTAAATATTGAGATATTGTGTTGTCAAACATGAAATGCTGTGCgcaaattataaattttgtacTTCAAACTACAAAAGGTACATATCTTAAGAGGATACAAGCccgaaaaaacataaaaatgatTGCAGAAAGAGAAATCATTATGTACTGATGCGCAAGAAAACTTAGTGATATACCTTCTTGACCTTCTGATACTTTTGTCTGTTCTCTGCCATCAATCTCTCCCTCATCTGGCAAACAAGTTATTAATTGATCAAACAAAGAGAGAAAATTCAGTATACACAGTTTGTTTGTCTCCCTTTTGAGGGAGTAGTAACTGGATACTTCTTCCATAAGTAAAAGAACTACCATTACCTGACCAAGAAGATCAAGTTGCATAGATGGAGGTAAAGCAGCTAAAACAGAAGGATCAACTTTTCCTTGTGTTGCTGGCTGCACAATGCATAAAGAGTTTGGGGGTCagtaagagaaaaaaatatattcataacCTCGTCAAATATTACCACAAGCATAACAATTACATTTACGCAATTAAGTCCACAGATTGAAATAGTAGAAAATGAAAGCATACTCCTAACCCAAAAATTATTTAGATTTCCAGCACCAGAGGCATCAACGGATCTGATACTTGTTAGTTTTATTACACACACAACTATAAGGTGTACTGAGACCAAAAGCGTCAAAAGATCATTTTACTACTCAAATAAAGTGACTAGCATCATGCACATTCTAAATCTGACATGTGAAGATATAAATGAAATCAACAAGCAGTTGCTAACCAGTATCATCTCTTCATCTTCATCGGTGTTATCATTTTCAGCAGGAGCCGCAGCACAAGATGTTGATGCATCATCAGCAAAATTCCAGTCTTCCTCTGCTTGAATAGAAGCTGCCAACCTTAATTAACTTGTCAAACTGAGTGTCAGAATCATTAATGTCCACATTCAAGTATAAAGCAACAAGATCATACAACTATGAAGCTtgtcagaaaaaaaaaaaaccatcacACAACTGACTACTATAACTTACAACTCATCCAATGCTTCTTTGTCATAATTTTCTGCCCCCAAGCCATTTTCTTCAGCCATGTTCTCCATAGTTCCAGTTGCTTCTGTTATAACTTTTTTACCCTTTGCATCATTCAGTTTCCTCTGGTTCTCCAGATCCACAGACAGCTCTTTGAGCCTCATTGCCTTAAGCTGCAAGTAGAAAtggataaaaaaaagttatccaACATCATGCAAACTTCTAAATACTTACCATAATGAGGTTGCTAATAAATTGAGTGTATTTTAAGCTATATTTAACACTGCCAATTTCCAATGTCAACAAAACAGAGAATCAAGGAAATATCGGTTTTATCAATGGTTCTGTCATCTGCCTGCATGATAATCCACGCCAGCATTGATGACAAGCACTTACGTGATCCAGAATAGAAAAGCAAACATATACTCAATTTGATGGACCATCTCATCCAACAGATAAGGAGAAATGTTATTTAGGTTTTTAACATGCTCCTAAGCCGTGAAAATACTTTGTTAGCAACTAAAACACCTATAGAATATATATTGAATTGTGTGACCCGTCTTATCCAAAATCGTAAGTTGTTCTAAAAATGGTACACTCATATGTTCCAAGTGTGCAACACATTACTCCAAATAATTGAGCGACTAACATGATTAAGGAGCAACTTTTCAGCCGTCTTCCTAATTTTGGCCTGAGCATTTTCCCTCTGGCGGCGACGGGCGATCACTGTTCGACGCTTCAGAGCAGGTGTGCCACCGTCAAATACAAATACTGGCTTGGTCCGAAGGTAGAGTAGCTTGCAAATTCGACggaaaaatcccaaaatatgAGCATTCCGCACCATCTCTCCCTTTTCATCTCGCATTGCTTTCATGAATTGTATAATCCATATACTCGCATCTGATGAATAACAATTTTCACATAGTATAATCAGTATAAATATGATCAGTGAGTTGTATTaattagggttagggtttaaggaaACTGAAGTTACCGATTGCCAGTTTTTTCCCGGCGAGGGTCTCGACGGAGACGCGGCGGCCAACGGGGGCGATGAGATCCCAGAGACCTTGAACACCCATTTCAGTTCGCCACTAAACTGTCAAAGATCGTGTTACAGTTTTGAATTATTGCCGCCAAGTTAGTACAAATGGATTGAAAAAATGGAACGGGAAGTCGGTTGGTCATTGCAGGGGCAAATTGGGCAGATTGTTTTTATCCCTTAACGAAGTTCAAGGACCATTTATTTAGGTAACAATGACCTTACTTTTTTATTTCGAATTTGGTTATGGTTAGTAATTAGTCTcggaaattattttatactacTAAAATAGTGGTATTAACTATTCTATATAGTAAAAGGTGGAAAGTTAATCTCATGAGATGTCCTAATCTATCTCATATATCCCGGCAACCAAACGACTCCTAATGTAAAGACTATTGATACTCAAATTATGAAGAGCTTCAAAGTGGATGTTGAATGTCTTTGTCTGTTCTCAATTAATGGTTGAATTCGTTAAAATCATTGGTAAAGCATGAGATTAACTATAAGAGGAGGTTGTTCAGGTAATAAACACCATTTACCTCCAATTTTAAAGGTTGTTGGTTTGTCACCAAAAGAGCAAAAAGATGGAAGCTACCAAGGAAGGGTAAAACAAGAGCTTGGAACCTAAATAAGCCGCAAAAACATAAAAGTAACCAAAATAATCCACTAATTtagtaagtaactaaaataggcttagtgaaagaaaaaatttcactttatcTAATATTCTAAACGTTTTTCGTTAGTCTCATaacatgtatattttaatatataacagAACTATTTCctacactttataaaatggaactatttcttacactttataaagtgtaagtttttcttacactttgtaaagtggaagaaaaaattttgttttacaaAGAGGAATATTTTTCACGTTTTTATCTCTTTATGAAGCTT
The Solanum stenotomum isolate F172 chromosome 12, ASM1918654v1, whole genome shotgun sequence DNA segment above includes these coding regions:
- the LOC125846758 gene encoding DNA repair protein UVH3 isoform X1 translates to MGVQGLWDLIAPVGRRVSVETLAGKKLAIDASIWIIQFMKAMRDEKGEMVRNAHILGFFRRICKLLYLRTKPVFVFDGGTPALKRRTVIARRRQRENAQAKIRKTAEKLLLNHLKAMRLKELSVDLENQRKLNDAKGKKVITEATGTMENMAEENGLGAENYDKEALDELLAASIQAEEDWNFADDASTSCAAAPAENDNTDEDEEMILPATQGKVDPSVLAALPPSMQLDLLGQMRERLMAENRQKYQKVKKAPEKFSELQIQSYLKTVAFRREIGEVQKAAAGRGIGGVRTSRIASEANREFIFSSSFTGDKDVLASAGEDQISKKSSEVQTENNLANAAGDASTRKSSSVLESIVSEPESAFNDDVETYLDERGHLRVSRLRAMGVRMTRDLQRNLDLMKEIEEESVSRNKDFSDVPTVSDTDVHTPGNVSDTILHLNSSNPDDDGKDCLNNKTEESELRSGTTIQISFEDNFEHDCANDDDDIFASLVAGDPGMEFPMDHSPSKKQSLDSASDVEWEEGVIEEKGDLLSNNSQGEGQAPLEIDGMDDEAEVEWEEGCLDICEEPPLLPLDSRSAYKGALEEEANYQEAVRRSLEDMRDHRYIDKSHEKEMSEEAIQITAQGISIESVGQENYCPKVHKILQQKDLPSEIQTADLHDTVHEMDIAGSNNSLGTHLGEQFQANSGYGNMQIEKATSHPDRNFQIEKATSHTNRNLHCDIHMEPTIPLDGSEVDMIKKTIADTTVGVSSNNNTNSASDVTYIEQSTFNESTNARTTDAQQYESGAAAHHYTQETTELTKAFTEGFTTDINSAQNLDEEGACDDPLFERIGNLNSASTKEDQKVMMASLEEEMHVLDEEREKLGDEQRKLERNAESVSSEMFAECQELLQMFGLPYIIAPMEAEAQCAYMELTNLVDGVVTDDSDAFLFGARSVYKNIFDDRKYVETYFMKDVENELGLDREKIIRMALLLGSDYTEGVSGVGIVNAIEVVNAFPEEDGLQKFREWVELPDPSILGGLDAQTGSSSRKRGCKGGDPDMSYSTSNLEGNAASEDRAEKLRQIFMNKHRNISKNWHIPSSFPSNAVISAYTSPRVDKSTEPFAWGKPDVSVLRKVCWEKFGWSSQKADELLVPVLKEYNKHETQLRLEAFYSFNERFAKIRSKRINKAVKYMTMNKSSDLMDGSAQDATGSCKKRVVKSNDMNEEKMEDPPRGLESAGADYEETTTKRRSVGKQSRKRKGGLLQTEHLESPEGAGSKRNTSKKSSGSIGGWKETARSVRKASKKSSSRSSKTSSEDEKDSDIEQQSQIEKLEKPNQARRSQRHRKIVNYSEKRDDEFDKDDKDDGDSTTEKLERRESGADMDIAECYPADSSKMNENDASNDYCPQELPNLETNAGVDAGGAEMESTVQPSFDETSDPIPGDLLSKEYLKMGGGFCLEENDGDMEHEINASSPILSVECSDIYNSSQLFGDENSGNASNQLVSSPSRKTSEKQCEAGIGASEIEQDLNNTTNITCNDVSPHLENMGNNDYVSSSVFLRAMPNLRKRKKNS
- the LOC125846758 gene encoding DNA repair protein UVH3 isoform X2: MILPATQGKVDPSVLAALPPSMQLDLLGQMRERLMAENRQKYQKVKKAPEKFSELQIQSYLKTVAFRREIGEVQKAAAGRGIGGVRTSRIASEANREFIFSSSFTGDKDVLASAGEDQISKKSSEVQTENNLANAAGDASTRKSSSVLESIVSEPESAFNDDVETYLDERGHLRVSRLRAMGVRMTRDLQRNLDLMKEIEEESVSRNKDFSDVPTVSDTDVHTPGNVSDTILHLNSSNPDDDGKDCLNNKTEESELRSGTTIQISFEDNFEHDCANDDDDIFASLVAGDPGMEFPMDHSPSKKQSLDSASDVEWEEGVIEEKGDLLSNNSQGEGQAPLEIDGMDDEAEVEWEEGCLDICEEPPLLPLDSRSAYKGALEEEANYQEAVRRSLEDMRDHRYIDKSHEKEMSEEAIQITAQGISIESVGQENYCPKVHKILQQKDLPSEIQTADLHDTVHEMDIAGSNNSLGTHLGEQFQANSGYGNMQIEKATSHPDRNFQIEKATSHTNRNLHCDIHMEPTIPLDGSEVDMIKKTIADTTVGVSSNNNTNSASDVTYIEQSTFNESTNARTTDAQQYESGAAAHHYTQETTELTKAFTEGFTTDINSAQNLDEEGACDDPLFERIGNLNSASTKEDQKVMMASLEEEMHVLDEEREKLGDEQRKLERNAESVSSEMFAECQELLQMFGLPYIIAPMEAEAQCAYMELTNLVDGVVTDDSDAFLFGARSVYKNIFDDRKYVETYFMKDVENELGLDREKIIRMALLLGSDYTEGVSGVGIVNAIEVVNAFPEEDGLQKFREWVELPDPSILGGLDAQTGSSSRKRGCKGGDPDMSYSTSNLEGNAASEDRAEKLRQIFMNKHRNISKNWHIPSSFPSNAVISAYTSPRVDKSTEPFAWGKPDVSVLRKVCWEKFGWSSQKADELLVPVLKEYNKHETQLRLEAFYSFNERFAKIRSKRINKAVKYMTMNKSSDLMDGSAQDATGSCKKRVVKSNDMNEEKMEDPPRGLESAGADYEETTTKRRSVGKQSRKRKGGLLQTEHLESPEGAGSKRNTSKKSSGSIGGWKETARSVRKASKKSSSRSSKTSSEDEKDSDIEQQSQIEKLEKPNQARRSQRHRKIVNYSEKRDDEFDKDDKDDGDSTTEKLERRESGADMDIAECYPADSSKMNENDASNDYCPQELPNLETNAGVDAGGAEMESTVQPSFDETSDPIPGDLLSKEYLKMGGGFCLEENDGDMEHEINASSPILSVECSDIYNSSQLFGDENSGNASNQLVSSPSRKTSEKQCEAGIGASEIEQDLNNTTNITCNDVSPHLENMGNNDYVSSSVFLRAMPNLRKRKKNS